The Pseudoxanthobacter soli DSM 19599 genome contains a region encoding:
- a CDS encoding SDR family oxidoreductase, protein MSNKALVVGASGIIGGATAEILTEAGWPVYGLARRPAAQAGVTAIAGNLLDPATLGDALSGIAPTHVFIATWLRQATEAENIRVNAAMVRNLLDALRPAGTVRHVALVTGLKHYLGPFEAYGKGRLPQTPFREDQGRLDIDNFYYAQEDEVFRAAASDGFTWSIHRPHTVIGKAVGNAMNMGTTLAVHASICKATGRPFRFPGVEAQWNGLTDMTDARQLGRHMLWAATTPAAANEAFNVVNGDIFRWSWMWGRIAEWFGIEAEPFDGIVRPLDEQMKDDAAIWRDLAARHGLAEPDLGRLASPWHTDADLGRPIEVVTDMSKSRRLGFSHYQPTDDAFFALFERLRADRLIP, encoded by the coding sequence ATGTCGAACAAGGCCCTGGTCGTGGGCGCCAGCGGGATCATCGGCGGCGCCACGGCGGAAATCCTGACCGAAGCCGGCTGGCCGGTCTACGGCCTGGCGCGCCGGCCGGCCGCGCAGGCGGGCGTGACCGCGATCGCCGGCAACCTGCTCGACCCGGCGACGCTCGGCGACGCGCTTTCCGGCATCGCGCCGACCCACGTCTTCATCGCGACGTGGCTGCGGCAGGCGACGGAGGCGGAGAACATCCGCGTCAACGCCGCGATGGTGCGCAACCTGCTCGACGCGCTGCGGCCCGCCGGAACGGTGCGCCACGTCGCGCTCGTCACCGGCCTCAAGCACTATCTCGGACCGTTCGAGGCCTACGGCAAGGGCAGGCTGCCGCAGACCCCGTTCCGCGAGGACCAGGGCCGGCTCGACATCGACAATTTCTATTATGCCCAGGAGGACGAGGTGTTCCGGGCCGCCGCGAGCGACGGCTTCACCTGGAGCATCCACCGGCCGCATACCGTGATCGGCAAGGCGGTCGGCAACGCCATGAACATGGGCACGACGCTCGCGGTCCACGCCTCGATCTGCAAGGCCACCGGCCGGCCGTTCCGGTTTCCCGGCGTGGAGGCGCAGTGGAACGGCCTCACCGACATGACGGACGCGCGCCAGCTCGGCCGCCACATGCTGTGGGCGGCCACGACGCCCGCCGCCGCCAACGAGGCGTTCAACGTCGTCAACGGCGACATCTTCCGCTGGAGCTGGATGTGGGGCCGGATCGCGGAGTGGTTCGGCATCGAGGCCGAGCCGTTCGACGGCATCGTGCGGCCGCTCGACGAGCAGATGAAGGACGACGCCGCGATCTGGCGCGACCTCGCCGCCCGCCACGGCCTCGCCGAGCCGGACCTTGGCCGCCTCGCCTCGCCCTGGCACACCGATGCCGACCTCGGCCGGCCGATCGAGGTCGTCACCGACATGTCGAAGAGCCGGCGGCTTGGCTTCAGCCATTACCAGCCGACGGACGACGCCTTCTTCGCGCTGTTCGAGCGGCTGCGGGCGGACCGGCTGATCCCCTGA
- a CDS encoding aspartate-semialdehyde dehydrogenase, which translates to MGYSVAVVGATGNVGREMLDILEERGFPADEVIAVASRRSQGTEVSFGDRTLKVKAIENVDFSKVDICLMSAGGAVSKEWSPKIAAAGAVVIDNSSTWRMDPDVPLIVPEVNADAIVGFRKKGIIANPNCSTAQLVVALKPIHDRARIRRVVVSTYQSVSGAGKEAMDELFEQTRAVFVSDPVETKKFPKRIAFNVIPHIDVFMDDGFTKEEWKMTVETKKILDPKIKLTATCVRVPVFVSHSEAVSLELESPLSADEAREILREAPGCLVVDKREPGGYVTPYEATGEDATYISRIREDPTVDNGLAMWIVSDNLRKGAALNAVQIAEVLINRKLIEAKQQAA; encoded by the coding sequence ATGGGCTATTCGGTTGCAGTCGTCGGCGCCACCGGCAATGTGGGCCGCGAGATGCTGGACATCCTGGAAGAGCGCGGCTTCCCGGCCGACGAGGTGATCGCGGTCGCCTCGCGCCGCAGCCAGGGCACCGAGGTTTCGTTCGGCGACCGCACGCTCAAGGTGAAGGCGATCGAGAACGTCGACTTCTCCAAGGTCGACATCTGCCTGATGTCGGCAGGCGGCGCGGTGTCCAAGGAATGGTCGCCGAAGATCGCCGCGGCCGGCGCCGTCGTGATCGATAATTCCTCGACCTGGCGCATGGACCCCGACGTCCCGCTGATCGTGCCGGAGGTCAACGCGGACGCCATCGTCGGCTTCCGCAAGAAGGGCATCATCGCCAACCCGAACTGCTCGACCGCCCAGCTCGTGGTCGCGCTGAAGCCGATCCACGACCGGGCGCGCATCCGCCGCGTGGTGGTGTCGACCTACCAGTCGGTCTCCGGCGCCGGCAAGGAGGCGATGGACGAGCTGTTCGAGCAGACCCGGGCGGTGTTCGTCTCCGACCCGGTGGAGACCAAGAAGTTCCCGAAGCGGATCGCCTTCAACGTGATCCCGCACATCGATGTCTTCATGGACGACGGCTTCACCAAGGAAGAGTGGAAGATGACCGTCGAGACCAAGAAGATCCTCGATCCGAAGATCAAGCTCACGGCCACCTGCGTCCGCGTGCCGGTGTTCGTGTCGCATTCCGAGGCGGTGTCGCTCGAGCTCGAAAGCCCGCTTTCGGCCGACGAGGCCCGCGAGATCCTGCGCGAGGCGCCGGGCTGCCTCGTCGTCGACAAGCGCGAGCCGGGCGGCTACGTCACGCCCTACGAGGCGACCGGCGAGGACGCGACCTATATCAGCCGCATCCGCGAGGACCCGACCGTCGACAACGGCCTCGCGATGTGGATCGTCTCCGACAATCTGCGCAAGGGCGCTGCGCTCAACGCCGTGCAGATCGCCGAAGTGCTGATCAACCGCAAGCTGATCGAGGCCAAGCAGCAGGCGGCGTGA